From a single Seriola aureovittata isolate HTS-2021-v1 ecotype China chromosome 18, ASM2101889v1, whole genome shotgun sequence genomic region:
- the LOC130186120 gene encoding bone morphogenetic protein 1-like isoform X2 produces MATPAFFLLLCGLRVSLAVDWEFVDTNFTYLGDEIDYKDPCKAAAFLGDIALDEDDLRMFKEAHSIDDEQHTIQTNQTDSENRSTSSEGVRSKRAADKLHRLKRAATSRPERVWPDGIIPYAISGNFSGSQRAIFRQAMRHWEKHTCVTFTERTTEESYIVFTYRPCGCCSYVGRRGGGPQAISIGKNCDKFGIVVHELGHVIGFWHEHTRPDRDEHVSIIRDNIQPGQEYNFLKMEPGEVDSLGEVYDFGSIMHYARNTFSRGIFLDTILPRYDVNGARPPIGQRTRLSKGDIAQARKLYKCAKCGDSLQESAGNFSSPGFPNGYSAYAHCVWRISVTPGEKIVLNFTSMDLFRSHLCWYDHVEVRDGFWRKAPLKGRFCGDTLPDPIISTDSQLWIEFRSSSSWVGKGFSAVYEAICGGEVKRDSGQIQSPNYPDDYQSNKECVWKITVAEGYDVGLSFQSFEIERHDSCAYDYVEVRDGSSESSPLLGHFCGYDKPDDIKSSSNQLWLKFVSDGSVNKAGFAANFFKEMDECSKPDNGHCEQRCLNTLGSYRCACDPGYELAADRRSCETACGGFITKLNGSLTTPGWPKEYPPNKNCVWQLVAPIQYRITLAFDVFETEGNDVCKYDYVEVRSGLSSDSKLHGKFCGAEKPEVITSQHNNMRIEFKSDNTVSKRGFKAHFFSDIDECSKDNGGCQHECVNTFGSYSCQCRSGFMLHDNKHDCKEAGCDYVVNSVSGVISSPNWPDRYPSKKACTWSLSTTPGHRIKLVFNEIDMESHLECAYDHLELYDGRDVRAQSLGRFCGTKKPSPVVSSGNKMFLRFFSDNSVQKRGFEVSHRAECGGSLKAEVKTKDLYSHAQFGDNNYPGGSDCLWVVTAEKGYGVEIVFQVFEIEEEADCGYDYVELYDGADIKSPRLGRYCGSGAPEEVFSAGDAIVLKFHSDDSINKKGFHVRYTSTKFQDTLHASK; encoded by the exons ATGGCAACTCCTGCgtttttcctgctgctctgcgGTCTGCGCGTCTCTCTGGCGGTTGATTGGGAGTTTGTGGACACAAATTTTACCTACCTCGGTGATGAAATCGACTACAAGGATCCATGTAAAGCTG CTGCTTTTTTGGGAGATATTGCTCTGGATGAAGACGACCTCCGCATGTTTAAAGAGGCCCACAGCATTGATGATGAACAGCACACTATCCAGACCAACCAAACGGACTCCG AGAACAGGTCCACCTCCAGTGAGGGTGTCAGGAGTAAAAGAGCTGCAGACAAACTCCATCGTCTAAAGAGAGCGGCCACCTCCAGACCTGAGCGAGTGTGGCCAGATGGCATCATACCGTATGCGATCAGTGGGAATTTTAGTG GCAGTCAACGAGCCATTTTCCGTCAGGCGATGCGTCACTGGGAGAAACACACTTGTGTAACATTCACCGAGAGGACAACTGAAGAAAGCTACATTGTTTTCACCTACCGGCCATGTGG GTGTTGCTCCTACGTGGGGAGGAGAGGTGGCGGCCCTCAGGCCATCTCCATAGGGAAGAACTGCGACAAGTTTGGCATTGTGGTACATGAACTCGGCCATGTGATCGGCTTCTGGCATGAACACACACGTCCGGACCGTGACGAGCATGTAAGCATCATCAGAGACAACATCCAGCCAG GACAGGAGTATAACTTCCTGAAGATGGAACCAGGTGAGGTTGACTCTCTCGGGGAAGTCTACGACTTTGGCAGCATCATGCATTATGCAAGGAATACGTTTTCCAG AGGAATCTTCTTAGACACAATCTTGCCTCGTTACGATGTCAATGGAGCCAGGCCACCTATTGGACAGAGGACCAGGCTTAGCAAAGGGGACATTGCACAAGCCCGCAAACTCTACAAATGTGCAA AGTGTGGGGACAGTCTGCAGGAGAGCGCTGGAAATTTCTCTTCTCCTGGTTTCCCCAACGGGTACTCAGCGTACGCTCACTGTGTCTGGAGGATTTCTGTCACCCCTGGAGAGAAG ATTGTGCTGAACTTTACTTCCATGGACCTCTTCAGGAGTCACTTGTGTTGGTACGACCACGTGGAGGTCCGAGATGGGTTCTGGAGAAAAGCTCCACTGAAAG GCCGTTTTTGTGGAGACACACTTCCAGATCCAATCATCTCTACTGACAGTCAGCTGTGGATTGaattcagaagcagcagcagttgggTGGGCAAAGGCTTTTCAGCGGTTTATGAAG CCATCTGTGGGGGAGAAGTGAAGCGGGACAGCGGCCAGATCCAGTCTCCCAATTACCCAGATGACTACCAGTCCaataaagagtgtgtgtggaagaTCACAGTAGCAGAGGGTTACGATGTTGGCCTCTCGTTTCAGTCGTTTGAG ATTGAGAGACATGACAGCTGTGCCTACGACTATGTGGAGGTGAGGGATGGCAGTTCGGAGAGCAGTCCGCTGCTCGGCCATTTCTGTGGCTACGACAAGCCGGACGACATCAAGAGCAGCTCCAACCAGCTCTGGCTGAAGTTTGTATCTGACGGATCAGTCAACAAAGCTGGGTTTGCAGCCAACTTTTTTAAAG AGATGGACGAGTGCTCCAAACCTGACAATGGTCACTGCGAGCAGCGCTGTCTGAACACGCTGGGCAGCTACAGGTGTGCCTGCGACCCTGGATATGAGCTGGCAGCTGACAGACGCAGCTGTGAAA CTGCCTGTGGTGGGTTCATCACCAAGCTGAATGGTTCACTCACCACCCCCGGCTGGCCCAAAGAATACCCACCCAACAAGAACTGTGTGTGGCAGCTGGTGGCACCCATTCAGTATCGCATCACTCTGGCGTTCGATGTGTTTGAGACCGAAGGGAATGAT GTGTGTAAATATGATTATGTGGAGGTGCGCAGTGGGTTGAGTTCAGACTCAAAGCTTCATGGGAAGTTCTGTGGAGCAGAGAAACCCGAGGTCATCACCTcccaacacaacaacatgaggATTGAGTTCAAGTCGGACAACACCGTGTCCAAGAGGGGCTTCAAGGCTCACTTCTTCTCCG ATATAGATGAGTGCTCCAAAGACAATGGAGGCTGCCAGCATGAGTGTGTGAACACCTTCGGAAGCTACAGCTGTCAGTGTCGCAGCGGCTTCATGCTGCATGATAATAAGCACGACTGCAAGGAAG CCGGCTGTGATTATGTTGTGAACAGTGTGTCAGGCGTCATCAGCAGCCCCAACTGGCCTGACAGATATCCCAGCAAGAAGGCCTGCACCTGGTCTCTGTCCACAACCCCGGGCCATCGAATCAAACTT GTGTTCAATGAGATCGACATGGAGTCTCATCTGGAGTGTGCTTACGACCACCTGGAGCTCTACGACGGGCGAGACGTCCGTGCACAGAGCCTGGGGCGCTTCTGTGGCACCAAGAAGCCGTCTCCAGTCGTTTCTAGCGGCAACAAAATGTTCCTGCGTTTCTTCTCGGACAACTCAGTGCAGAAAAGAGGCTTCGAGGTTTCACACAGAGCAG AATGTGGAGGAAGCCTTAAAGCCGAGGTCAAGACAAAAGATCTGTACTCTCATGCACAGTTCGGAGATAACAACTACCCTGGGGGCTCTGACTGTCTGTGGGTGGTCACTGCTGAGAAAGGTTACGGAGTGGAGATCGTCTTCCAAGTGTTTGAGATTGAGGAGGAGGCAGACTGCGGGTACGATTACGTGGAGCTGTACGATGGCGCTGACATCAAGTCTCCGAGGCTGGGGCGATATTGTGGATCTGGG GCTCCAGAGGAGGTCTTCTCGGCCGGAGACGCCATCGTTTTAAAGTTTCACTCAGATGACAGCATCAATAAAAAAGGCTTTCATGTGCGCTACACAAGCACAAAGTTCCAGGACACGTTACACGCAAGCAAGTGA
- the LOC130186120 gene encoding bone morphogenetic protein 1-like isoform X1: MATPAFFLLLCGLRVSLAVDWEFVDTNFTYLGDEIDYKDPCKAAAFLGDIALDEDDLRMFKEAHSIDDEQHTIQTNQTDSENRSTSSEGVRSKRAADKLHRLKRAATSRPERVWPDGIIPYAISGNFSGSQRAIFRQAMRHWEKHTCVTFTERTTEESYIVFTYRPCGCCSYVGRRGGGPQAISIGKNCDKFGIVVHELGHVIGFWHEHTRPDRDEHVSIIRDNIQPGQEYNFLKMEPGEVDSLGEVYDFGSIMHYARNTFSRGIFLDTILPRYDVNGARPPIGQRTRLSKGDIAQARKLYKCAKCGDSLQESAGNFSSPGFPNGYSAYAHCVWRISVTPGEKIVLNFTSMDLFRSHLCWYDHVEVRDGFWRKAPLKGRFCGDTLPDPIISTDSQLWIEFRSSSSWVGKGFSAVYEAICGGEVKRDSGQIQSPNYPDDYQSNKECVWKITVAEGYDVGLSFQSFEIERHDSCAYDYVEVRDGSSESSPLLGHFCGYDKPDDIKSSSNQLWLKFVSDGSVNKAGFAANFFKEMDECSKPDNGHCEQRCLNTLGSYRCACDPGYELAADRRSCETAACGGFITKLNGSLTTPGWPKEYPPNKNCVWQLVAPIQYRITLAFDVFETEGNDVCKYDYVEVRSGLSSDSKLHGKFCGAEKPEVITSQHNNMRIEFKSDNTVSKRGFKAHFFSDIDECSKDNGGCQHECVNTFGSYSCQCRSGFMLHDNKHDCKEAGCDYVVNSVSGVISSPNWPDRYPSKKACTWSLSTTPGHRIKLVFNEIDMESHLECAYDHLELYDGRDVRAQSLGRFCGTKKPSPVVSSGNKMFLRFFSDNSVQKRGFEVSHRAECGGSLKAEVKTKDLYSHAQFGDNNYPGGSDCLWVVTAEKGYGVEIVFQVFEIEEEADCGYDYVELYDGADIKSPRLGRYCGSGAPEEVFSAGDAIVLKFHSDDSINKKGFHVRYTSTKFQDTLHASK; this comes from the exons ATGGCAACTCCTGCgtttttcctgctgctctgcgGTCTGCGCGTCTCTCTGGCGGTTGATTGGGAGTTTGTGGACACAAATTTTACCTACCTCGGTGATGAAATCGACTACAAGGATCCATGTAAAGCTG CTGCTTTTTTGGGAGATATTGCTCTGGATGAAGACGACCTCCGCATGTTTAAAGAGGCCCACAGCATTGATGATGAACAGCACACTATCCAGACCAACCAAACGGACTCCG AGAACAGGTCCACCTCCAGTGAGGGTGTCAGGAGTAAAAGAGCTGCAGACAAACTCCATCGTCTAAAGAGAGCGGCCACCTCCAGACCTGAGCGAGTGTGGCCAGATGGCATCATACCGTATGCGATCAGTGGGAATTTTAGTG GCAGTCAACGAGCCATTTTCCGTCAGGCGATGCGTCACTGGGAGAAACACACTTGTGTAACATTCACCGAGAGGACAACTGAAGAAAGCTACATTGTTTTCACCTACCGGCCATGTGG GTGTTGCTCCTACGTGGGGAGGAGAGGTGGCGGCCCTCAGGCCATCTCCATAGGGAAGAACTGCGACAAGTTTGGCATTGTGGTACATGAACTCGGCCATGTGATCGGCTTCTGGCATGAACACACACGTCCGGACCGTGACGAGCATGTAAGCATCATCAGAGACAACATCCAGCCAG GACAGGAGTATAACTTCCTGAAGATGGAACCAGGTGAGGTTGACTCTCTCGGGGAAGTCTACGACTTTGGCAGCATCATGCATTATGCAAGGAATACGTTTTCCAG AGGAATCTTCTTAGACACAATCTTGCCTCGTTACGATGTCAATGGAGCCAGGCCACCTATTGGACAGAGGACCAGGCTTAGCAAAGGGGACATTGCACAAGCCCGCAAACTCTACAAATGTGCAA AGTGTGGGGACAGTCTGCAGGAGAGCGCTGGAAATTTCTCTTCTCCTGGTTTCCCCAACGGGTACTCAGCGTACGCTCACTGTGTCTGGAGGATTTCTGTCACCCCTGGAGAGAAG ATTGTGCTGAACTTTACTTCCATGGACCTCTTCAGGAGTCACTTGTGTTGGTACGACCACGTGGAGGTCCGAGATGGGTTCTGGAGAAAAGCTCCACTGAAAG GCCGTTTTTGTGGAGACACACTTCCAGATCCAATCATCTCTACTGACAGTCAGCTGTGGATTGaattcagaagcagcagcagttgggTGGGCAAAGGCTTTTCAGCGGTTTATGAAG CCATCTGTGGGGGAGAAGTGAAGCGGGACAGCGGCCAGATCCAGTCTCCCAATTACCCAGATGACTACCAGTCCaataaagagtgtgtgtggaagaTCACAGTAGCAGAGGGTTACGATGTTGGCCTCTCGTTTCAGTCGTTTGAG ATTGAGAGACATGACAGCTGTGCCTACGACTATGTGGAGGTGAGGGATGGCAGTTCGGAGAGCAGTCCGCTGCTCGGCCATTTCTGTGGCTACGACAAGCCGGACGACATCAAGAGCAGCTCCAACCAGCTCTGGCTGAAGTTTGTATCTGACGGATCAGTCAACAAAGCTGGGTTTGCAGCCAACTTTTTTAAAG AGATGGACGAGTGCTCCAAACCTGACAATGGTCACTGCGAGCAGCGCTGTCTGAACACGCTGGGCAGCTACAGGTGTGCCTGCGACCCTGGATATGAGCTGGCAGCTGACAGACGCAGCTGTGAAA CAGCTGCCTGTGGTGGGTTCATCACCAAGCTGAATGGTTCACTCACCACCCCCGGCTGGCCCAAAGAATACCCACCCAACAAGAACTGTGTGTGGCAGCTGGTGGCACCCATTCAGTATCGCATCACTCTGGCGTTCGATGTGTTTGAGACCGAAGGGAATGAT GTGTGTAAATATGATTATGTGGAGGTGCGCAGTGGGTTGAGTTCAGACTCAAAGCTTCATGGGAAGTTCTGTGGAGCAGAGAAACCCGAGGTCATCACCTcccaacacaacaacatgaggATTGAGTTCAAGTCGGACAACACCGTGTCCAAGAGGGGCTTCAAGGCTCACTTCTTCTCCG ATATAGATGAGTGCTCCAAAGACAATGGAGGCTGCCAGCATGAGTGTGTGAACACCTTCGGAAGCTACAGCTGTCAGTGTCGCAGCGGCTTCATGCTGCATGATAATAAGCACGACTGCAAGGAAG CCGGCTGTGATTATGTTGTGAACAGTGTGTCAGGCGTCATCAGCAGCCCCAACTGGCCTGACAGATATCCCAGCAAGAAGGCCTGCACCTGGTCTCTGTCCACAACCCCGGGCCATCGAATCAAACTT GTGTTCAATGAGATCGACATGGAGTCTCATCTGGAGTGTGCTTACGACCACCTGGAGCTCTACGACGGGCGAGACGTCCGTGCACAGAGCCTGGGGCGCTTCTGTGGCACCAAGAAGCCGTCTCCAGTCGTTTCTAGCGGCAACAAAATGTTCCTGCGTTTCTTCTCGGACAACTCAGTGCAGAAAAGAGGCTTCGAGGTTTCACACAGAGCAG AATGTGGAGGAAGCCTTAAAGCCGAGGTCAAGACAAAAGATCTGTACTCTCATGCACAGTTCGGAGATAACAACTACCCTGGGGGCTCTGACTGTCTGTGGGTGGTCACTGCTGAGAAAGGTTACGGAGTGGAGATCGTCTTCCAAGTGTTTGAGATTGAGGAGGAGGCAGACTGCGGGTACGATTACGTGGAGCTGTACGATGGCGCTGACATCAAGTCTCCGAGGCTGGGGCGATATTGTGGATCTGGG GCTCCAGAGGAGGTCTTCTCGGCCGGAGACGCCATCGTTTTAAAGTTTCACTCAGATGACAGCATCAATAAAAAAGGCTTTCATGTGCGCTACACAAGCACAAAGTTCCAGGACACGTTACACGCAAGCAAGTGA